Genomic window (Ureibacillus composti):
TTTACCTGTGCTAATATTAGGGTTAACTTGACTCTCATCACGAAGAATAATTTCCCCTTCAATTTCTATTACGTATTCACTACGAATTTTATCAGCTAATTGAAGAGCTTCAGGTGCATCATCGCCAAAAACAACTTGAACGATTCCTGTTCTGTCACGAACATCGACAAAAATAAGTCCACCTAAATCACGACGTCTTTGTACCCATCCTTTTAATACTACTTTCTCACCTACATGTTGTTCAGTGATTTCACCGCAAGCATGCGTTCTTTGTGCCATTTGTCTTTCCTCCAGTATTAATCTAAAAAGTAATTTATTTTTGTAAGTAATTAACTAAATCATGGAATGCAACTTTTTCTTGGTTTCCTGATTCCATTTCTTTCACATTTACTGCACTTTCTTCAAGTTCAGTATCACCGATGACGATGACATATTTTGCACCAAGTCGGTCAGCAGATTTCATTTGCGCTTTCATTTTGCGATCAATATAATCCATATCTGCTGAAATTCCTTTTGTACGGAATGAACTTAATAATTCTACGGCTTTTTGCTTTGCAGCTTCTCCCATTGCAATTACGTATACATCTAATCCATCTTCAACATCAAGCTCTACACCCTCTGCTTCTAATGCAAGAAGTAGACGTTCTATTGACATTGCAAATCCGATTCCAGGAACATCTGGCCCACCGATATCTTCGACTAATCCGTTGTATCGTCCACCACCACATAATGTAGTAATTGCACCAAATCCTTTTGAAGTACTCATAATTTCAAATGCAGTGTGATTGTAATAATCTAATCCACGCACTAAGTTTGGATCGACTACATATTCAATACCAAGAATCTCAAGATATTTTTTTACTTCGGCAAAGTATAGTGCAGAAGCTTCAGTTAAATAATCTGTTAATGCTGGTGCAGATTCCATTAACGGATGCTCATGATCTACTTTACAATCTAAAATACGTAATGGGTTTTTCTCTAAGCGTTTTTGGCAGTCAGAGCAAAATTCTTCGATACTAGGTTTAAAATGATTAATTAACGCTGTTCTGTGTGCATCTCGAGTTTCTTTATCTCCTAGCGAGTTTATTAGTAGTTTTAGGTCTTTTAATCCAACTGTTTGATAAATATCCATCGCTAGTGATATCACTTCAGCATCAATTGCAGGATCTGCACTTCCAATTGCCTCTACACCGAATTGCACGAACTGGCGATAGCGTCCAGCTTGTTGACGCTCATATCGGAACATTGGCCCAACATATGAAAGTTTAATTGGTTGATCTGGTAATCCAAACATTTTATGTTCCACAAATGAACGAACCGCTGATGCAGTTCCTTCAGGACGTAATGTTAATGAACGTCCTCCACGGTCTTCAAATGTGTACATTTCTTTTTGAACAATGTCAGTAGTATCACCCACACCACGTTGGAACAACTCAGTTTGTTCAAAGATTGGTGTACGAATTTCTTTGTAACGATAAACACGACAAAGCTCTCTCATGATGGATTCGACCTTTTGCCATTTCGGTGTCTGTTCAGGTAATATGTCTTGCGTTCCTCTTGGTACCTTAAAACTCATTTATAGTCTCCTTCCTCTAATTCAATAATTACTCTAATCACATTAGCTAGGGGATGTTGGTCATTGATCAGCCACACTTAGTTAAATAAAAAAAGCCTTCATCCCCTGCTTATACAGCAAGGGACGAAAGCTTGTAAATTCTTCCGCGGTTCCACCCTAGTTGATGTTCAATTAAGTACATCCTCTTCATTTGTCGGATAACGGCCGATTCCGTTTCCCCCTACTCTTGTCTTTGACAGTTCGAAGGAAAGCCTCTCAAGTGTTTTTCACGATTACTTACTGTAGGAAAGATTTCAGCCTATGTCTTTCCCTCTCTATTCAGAAGTGGTAATTGCTACTTTCTTGGTCGTAAGCGTTTTACTTTTTTTCATTCTATCTAATCTTAAATATGTCCTATAAAGTTGTCAACTATTTTCAATTTAATTTTAGCAATACAAAAATTTAAATAGGACAAAGTTAATGAAGATCTTCAAACAAACCAATTTCCCTACTAAACTCATATAAACTAGATATAAAAAACTATGGATTTTCTATTAGGAATCCTTTTACAATATAGTAGACTCGAAATAATCTAAATTCTACCTAGATTACTAAAACTTTTCAGAGAGGAGCAAAAGATGAAAAACAAAATAATAGTGGGTATTATGACAGTAATGTTATTTGTTTCCATTTCCGTTCCGTATTTATATAGTTCAAATAATGCTTTTGCTTCTAACCCTGAATCTACAGGGTTAATCGTTTCAGCAGAACTTTTGTACTTACGTGATGGGCCCGGATTATCCTATCCAATTCTAACTACGTTAGGAAAAGGACAGGAGCTTACGTTTATTGAAAAGCAGGATGATTGGTACCACGTTTCAATTGATGGCCAAGAAGGTTGGGTAGCTTCATGGCTCACATCAAAACAACAGGATCAGACAGGAGAAGTTCCCTATGCTAGTACTGGGATTTCGCAAGTAGATCATCTAAATATTCGTTCTGAACCTTCTCTGTCAGGACCAGTATTAGGTCAGCTATCTTCAGGTGATGAAGTAAACGTAATTCAAGTACAAAACGACTGGACTGAAATTAACTATAATGGCATGAATGGTTGGGTTTCTAGTAATTATATATCTATCATTGCGGATGAACAAAAATCTGAGCAATCCCCTTCATCTTCTGAAGAAACAGAAGATGAACAGACAAACGACTCCACTCTAGTAGAAACGGACCCGAATACGTTTACTGTTA
Coding sequences:
- the hisS gene encoding histidine--tRNA ligase, which translates into the protein MSFKVPRGTQDILPEQTPKWQKVESIMRELCRVYRYKEIRTPIFEQTELFQRGVGDTTDIVQKEMYTFEDRGGRSLTLRPEGTASAVRSFVEHKMFGLPDQPIKLSYVGPMFRYERQQAGRYRQFVQFGVEAIGSADPAIDAEVISLAMDIYQTVGLKDLKLLINSLGDKETRDAHRTALINHFKPSIEEFCSDCQKRLEKNPLRILDCKVDHEHPLMESAPALTDYLTEASALYFAEVKKYLEILGIEYVVDPNLVRGLDYYNHTAFEIMSTSKGFGAITTLCGGGRYNGLVEDIGGPDVPGIGFAMSIERLLLALEAEGVELDVEDGLDVYVIAMGEAAKQKAVELLSSFRTKGISADMDYIDRKMKAQMKSADRLGAKYVIVIGDTELEESAVNVKEMESGNQEKVAFHDLVNYLQK